From a region of the Desmodus rotundus isolate HL8 chromosome 7, HLdesRot8A.1, whole genome shotgun sequence genome:
- the PLEKHD1 gene encoding pleckstrin homology domain-containing family D member 1 isoform X1, with product MFMSKSNSVSPSPSLEQADSDALDISTKVQLYGVLWKRPFGRPSAKWSRRFFIIKESFLLYYSESEKKSFETNKYFNIHPKGVIPLGGCLVEAREEPSMPYAMRISHQDFHVHRGPSSWQGNILLAAESEFEQTQWLEMLQESGKVTWKNAQLGEAMIKSLEAQGLQLAKEKQEYLDKLMEETEELCLQREQREELERLNQVLEAEKQQFEEVVQELRVEQEQIKRELELTARCLKGVEQEKKELRHLTESLQQTLEELSIEKKKTLEMLEENENQRQTLASQSEQPPPDGGLHSNLRQIEEKMQQLLEEKLLAEKRMKENEERSRALEEEREFYSSQSQALQNSLQELTAQKQQAEQELKAEVKVRMDLERRLREAEAALRSLEQGLNSKVRNKEKEERMRADVSHLKRFFEECIRNAELEAKMPVIMKNSVYIHKAATRRIKSCRFHRRRSSTTWNDMKPSQSFMTSQLEANNIEELKEVAKRLSRDQRFRESIYHIMRLYPVKQCDREPWKMGTWACEMASSCWLAPCQQG from the exons ATGTTCATGTCCAAGTCCAACTCAGTGTCGCCCTCGCCGTCCTTGGAGCAGGCTGACTCGGACGCGCTGGACATCAGTACCAAAGTGCAGCTCTACGGCGTGCTGTGGAAGCGGCCCTTCGGGCGGCCATCCGCCAAGTGGTCCCGGCG GTTTTTCATCATCAAAGAGAGCTTTCTTCTTTACTACtctgaaagtgaaaaaaagagcTTTGAAACCAATAAATACTTCAATATACATCCTAAG GGCGTCATCCCTCTGGGCGGCTGCCTggtggaggccagggaagagCCCAGCATGCCCTATGCCATGAGAATCTCCCACCAGGACTTTCAT GTACACCGTGGCCCCTCTTCCTGGCAGGGGAACATCTTGCTGGCAGCAGAGTCCGAGTTTGAGCAGACACAGTGGCTGGAGATGCTGCAGGAGTCAGGGAAGGT gaccTGGAAGAACGCCCAGCTGGGAGAAGCCATGATCAAAAGCCTGGAGGCCCAGGGGCTGCAGTTGGCCAAGGAGAAGCAGGAGTATTTAG ACAAACTGATGGAAGAGACCGAAGAACTCTGCCtgcagagggagcagagagag GAGCTCGAGCGCCTTAACCAGGTGCTGGAGGCCGAGAAGCAGCAGTTTGAGGAGGTGGTGCAGGAGCTGAGAGTGGAGCAGGAGCAGATCAAGAG GGAGCTAGAACTGACTGCAAGATGCCTCAAGGGAGTGGAGCAAGAGAAGAAGGAGCTGAGGCATCTCACAGAGTCCTTGCAGCAGACGCTGGAG GAGCTCTCCATAGAGAAGAAGAAAACCCTGGAAATGCTGGAGGAGAATGAGAACCAACGGCAGACACTGGCCAGTCAGAGCGAGCAGCCCCCTCCCGATGGGGGTCTCCATAGCAACCTAAGGCAGATCGAGGAGAAGATGCAGCAGCTCTTGGAGGAGAAGCTCCTGGCAGAGAAACG GATGAAGGAGAACGAGGAGCGCTCGCGGGCCCTGGAGGAGGAGCGTGAGTTCTATTCCAGCCAGTCCCAGGCGCTGCAGAACTCGCTGCAGGAGCTGACGGCACAGAAGCAGCAGGCCGAACAGGAGCTCAAG GCTGAGGTGAAGGTCCGTATGGACCTGGAGAGGCGTCTGCGGGAGGCCGAAGCTGCCCTGAGGAGCCTGGAACAAGGGCTCAACTCCAAGGTGCGGaacaaggagaaggaggagaggatgCGAGCTGACGTGAGCCATCTGAAAA GGTTCTTCGAGGAGTGCATCCGGAACGCGGAGCTGGAGGCCAAGATGCCGGTCATCATGAAGAACTCTGTGTACATCCACAAGGCAGCCACTCGCCGCATCAAGAGCTGCCGTTTCCACCGGCGCAGGTCCAGCACCACCTGGAATGACA TGAAGCCATCCCAGTCCTTCATGACCTCCCAGCTGGAAGCCAACAACATAGAGGAGCTGAAAGAGGTGGCTAAGCGGCTGAGCCGAGACCAGCGCTTCCGGGAATCCATCTACCACATCATG aGGCTTTACCCAGTGAAGCAGTGTGACCGTGAACCCTGGAAGATGGGGACCTGGGCCTGCGAAATGGCCAGTAGCTGTTGGTTGGCCCCATGTCAACAGGGGTGA
- the PLEKHD1 gene encoding pleckstrin homology domain-containing family D member 1 isoform X2 — translation MFMSKSNSVSPSPSLEQADSDALDISTKVQLYGVLWKRPFGRPSAKWSRRFFIIKESFLLYYSESEKKSFETNKYFNIHPKGVIPLGGCLVEAREEPSMPYAMRISHQDFHGNILLAAESEFEQTQWLEMLQESGKVTWKNAQLGEAMIKSLEAQGLQLAKEKQEYLDKLMEETEELCLQREQREELERLNQVLEAEKQQFEEVVQELRVEQEQIKRELELTARCLKGVEQEKKELRHLTESLQQTLEELSIEKKKTLEMLEENENQRQTLASQSEQPPPDGGLHSNLRQIEEKMQQLLEEKLLAEKRMKENEERSRALEEEREFYSSQSQALQNSLQELTAQKQQAEQELKAEVKVRMDLERRLREAEAALRSLEQGLNSKVRNKEKEERMRADVSHLKRFFEECIRNAELEAKMPVIMKNSVYIHKAATRRIKSCRFHRRRSSTTWNDMKPSQSFMTSQLEANNIEELKEVAKRLSRDQRFRESIYHIMRLYPVKQCDREPWKMGTWACEMASSCWLAPCQQG, via the exons ATGTTCATGTCCAAGTCCAACTCAGTGTCGCCCTCGCCGTCCTTGGAGCAGGCTGACTCGGACGCGCTGGACATCAGTACCAAAGTGCAGCTCTACGGCGTGCTGTGGAAGCGGCCCTTCGGGCGGCCATCCGCCAAGTGGTCCCGGCG GTTTTTCATCATCAAAGAGAGCTTTCTTCTTTACTACtctgaaagtgaaaaaaagagcTTTGAAACCAATAAATACTTCAATATACATCCTAAG GGCGTCATCCCTCTGGGCGGCTGCCTggtggaggccagggaagagCCCAGCATGCCCTATGCCATGAGAATCTCCCACCAGGACTTTCAT GGGAACATCTTGCTGGCAGCAGAGTCCGAGTTTGAGCAGACACAGTGGCTGGAGATGCTGCAGGAGTCAGGGAAGGT gaccTGGAAGAACGCCCAGCTGGGAGAAGCCATGATCAAAAGCCTGGAGGCCCAGGGGCTGCAGTTGGCCAAGGAGAAGCAGGAGTATTTAG ACAAACTGATGGAAGAGACCGAAGAACTCTGCCtgcagagggagcagagagag GAGCTCGAGCGCCTTAACCAGGTGCTGGAGGCCGAGAAGCAGCAGTTTGAGGAGGTGGTGCAGGAGCTGAGAGTGGAGCAGGAGCAGATCAAGAG GGAGCTAGAACTGACTGCAAGATGCCTCAAGGGAGTGGAGCAAGAGAAGAAGGAGCTGAGGCATCTCACAGAGTCCTTGCAGCAGACGCTGGAG GAGCTCTCCATAGAGAAGAAGAAAACCCTGGAAATGCTGGAGGAGAATGAGAACCAACGGCAGACACTGGCCAGTCAGAGCGAGCAGCCCCCTCCCGATGGGGGTCTCCATAGCAACCTAAGGCAGATCGAGGAGAAGATGCAGCAGCTCTTGGAGGAGAAGCTCCTGGCAGAGAAACG GATGAAGGAGAACGAGGAGCGCTCGCGGGCCCTGGAGGAGGAGCGTGAGTTCTATTCCAGCCAGTCCCAGGCGCTGCAGAACTCGCTGCAGGAGCTGACGGCACAGAAGCAGCAGGCCGAACAGGAGCTCAAG GCTGAGGTGAAGGTCCGTATGGACCTGGAGAGGCGTCTGCGGGAGGCCGAAGCTGCCCTGAGGAGCCTGGAACAAGGGCTCAACTCCAAGGTGCGGaacaaggagaaggaggagaggatgCGAGCTGACGTGAGCCATCTGAAAA GGTTCTTCGAGGAGTGCATCCGGAACGCGGAGCTGGAGGCCAAGATGCCGGTCATCATGAAGAACTCTGTGTACATCCACAAGGCAGCCACTCGCCGCATCAAGAGCTGCCGTTTCCACCGGCGCAGGTCCAGCACCACCTGGAATGACA TGAAGCCATCCCAGTCCTTCATGACCTCCCAGCTGGAAGCCAACAACATAGAGGAGCTGAAAGAGGTGGCTAAGCGGCTGAGCCGAGACCAGCGCTTCCGGGAATCCATCTACCACATCATG aGGCTTTACCCAGTGAAGCAGTGTGACCGTGAACCCTGGAAGATGGGGACCTGGGCCTGCGAAATGGCCAGTAGCTGTTGGTTGGCCCCATGTCAACAGGGGTGA
- the PLEKHD1 gene encoding pleckstrin homology domain-containing family D member 1 isoform X3 has translation MFMSKSNSVSPSPSLEQADSDALDISTKVQLYGVLWKRPFGRPSAKWSRRFFIIKESFLLYYSESEKKSFETNKYFNIHPKGVIPLGGCLVEAREEPSMPYAMRISHQDFHVHRGPSSWQGNILLAAESEFEQTQWLEMLQESGKVTWKNAQLGEAMIKSLEAQGLQLAKEKQEYLDKLMEETEELCLQREQREELERLNQVLEAEKQQFEEVVQELRVEQEQIKRELELTARCLKGVEQEKKELRHLTESLQQTLEELSIEKKKTLEMLEENENQRQTLASQSEQPPPDGGLHSNLRQIEEKMQQLLEEKLLAEKRMKENEERSRALEEEREFYSSQSQALQNSLQELTAQKQQAEQELKAEVKVRMDLERRLREAEAALRSLEQGLNSKVRNKEKEERMRADVSHLKRFFEECIRNAELEAKMPVIMKNSVYIHKAATRRIKSCRFHRRRSSTTWNDMKPSQSFMTSQLEANNIEELKEVAKRLSRDQRFRESIYHIMVTQPGPPSGLPKGGK, from the exons ATGTTCATGTCCAAGTCCAACTCAGTGTCGCCCTCGCCGTCCTTGGAGCAGGCTGACTCGGACGCGCTGGACATCAGTACCAAAGTGCAGCTCTACGGCGTGCTGTGGAAGCGGCCCTTCGGGCGGCCATCCGCCAAGTGGTCCCGGCG GTTTTTCATCATCAAAGAGAGCTTTCTTCTTTACTACtctgaaagtgaaaaaaagagcTTTGAAACCAATAAATACTTCAATATACATCCTAAG GGCGTCATCCCTCTGGGCGGCTGCCTggtggaggccagggaagagCCCAGCATGCCCTATGCCATGAGAATCTCCCACCAGGACTTTCAT GTACACCGTGGCCCCTCTTCCTGGCAGGGGAACATCTTGCTGGCAGCAGAGTCCGAGTTTGAGCAGACACAGTGGCTGGAGATGCTGCAGGAGTCAGGGAAGGT gaccTGGAAGAACGCCCAGCTGGGAGAAGCCATGATCAAAAGCCTGGAGGCCCAGGGGCTGCAGTTGGCCAAGGAGAAGCAGGAGTATTTAG ACAAACTGATGGAAGAGACCGAAGAACTCTGCCtgcagagggagcagagagag GAGCTCGAGCGCCTTAACCAGGTGCTGGAGGCCGAGAAGCAGCAGTTTGAGGAGGTGGTGCAGGAGCTGAGAGTGGAGCAGGAGCAGATCAAGAG GGAGCTAGAACTGACTGCAAGATGCCTCAAGGGAGTGGAGCAAGAGAAGAAGGAGCTGAGGCATCTCACAGAGTCCTTGCAGCAGACGCTGGAG GAGCTCTCCATAGAGAAGAAGAAAACCCTGGAAATGCTGGAGGAGAATGAGAACCAACGGCAGACACTGGCCAGTCAGAGCGAGCAGCCCCCTCCCGATGGGGGTCTCCATAGCAACCTAAGGCAGATCGAGGAGAAGATGCAGCAGCTCTTGGAGGAGAAGCTCCTGGCAGAGAAACG GATGAAGGAGAACGAGGAGCGCTCGCGGGCCCTGGAGGAGGAGCGTGAGTTCTATTCCAGCCAGTCCCAGGCGCTGCAGAACTCGCTGCAGGAGCTGACGGCACAGAAGCAGCAGGCCGAACAGGAGCTCAAG GCTGAGGTGAAGGTCCGTATGGACCTGGAGAGGCGTCTGCGGGAGGCCGAAGCTGCCCTGAGGAGCCTGGAACAAGGGCTCAACTCCAAGGTGCGGaacaaggagaaggaggagaggatgCGAGCTGACGTGAGCCATCTGAAAA GGTTCTTCGAGGAGTGCATCCGGAACGCGGAGCTGGAGGCCAAGATGCCGGTCATCATGAAGAACTCTGTGTACATCCACAAGGCAGCCACTCGCCGCATCAAGAGCTGCCGTTTCCACCGGCGCAGGTCCAGCACCACCTGGAATGACA TGAAGCCATCCCAGTCCTTCATGACCTCCCAGCTGGAAGCCAACAACATAGAGGAGCTGAAAGAGGTGGCTAAGCGGCTGAGCCGAGACCAGCGCTTCCGGGAATCCATCTACCACATCATGGTGACTCAGCCCGGACCACCCTCGGGGCTCCCCAAGGGTGGGAAGTGA
- the PLEKHD1 gene encoding pleckstrin homology domain-containing family D member 1 isoform X4, which produces MFMSKSNSVSPSPSLEQADSDALDISTKVQLYGVLWKRPFGRPSAKWSRRFFIIKESFLLYYSESEKKSFETNKYFNIHPKGVIPLGGCLVEAREEPSMPYAMRISHQDFHGNILLAAESEFEQTQWLEMLQESGKVTWKNAQLGEAMIKSLEAQGLQLAKEKQEYLDKLMEETEELCLQREQREELERLNQVLEAEKQQFEEVVQELRVEQEQIKRELELTARCLKGVEQEKKELRHLTESLQQTLEELSIEKKKTLEMLEENENQRQTLASQSEQPPPDGGLHSNLRQIEEKMQQLLEEKLLAEKRMKENEERSRALEEEREFYSSQSQALQNSLQELTAQKQQAEQELKAEVKVRMDLERRLREAEAALRSLEQGLNSKVRNKEKEERMRADVSHLKRFFEECIRNAELEAKMPVIMKNSVYIHKAATRRIKSCRFHRRRSSTTWNDMKPSQSFMTSQLEANNIEELKEVAKRLSRDQRFRESIYHIMVTQPGPPSGLPKGGK; this is translated from the exons ATGTTCATGTCCAAGTCCAACTCAGTGTCGCCCTCGCCGTCCTTGGAGCAGGCTGACTCGGACGCGCTGGACATCAGTACCAAAGTGCAGCTCTACGGCGTGCTGTGGAAGCGGCCCTTCGGGCGGCCATCCGCCAAGTGGTCCCGGCG GTTTTTCATCATCAAAGAGAGCTTTCTTCTTTACTACtctgaaagtgaaaaaaagagcTTTGAAACCAATAAATACTTCAATATACATCCTAAG GGCGTCATCCCTCTGGGCGGCTGCCTggtggaggccagggaagagCCCAGCATGCCCTATGCCATGAGAATCTCCCACCAGGACTTTCAT GGGAACATCTTGCTGGCAGCAGAGTCCGAGTTTGAGCAGACACAGTGGCTGGAGATGCTGCAGGAGTCAGGGAAGGT gaccTGGAAGAACGCCCAGCTGGGAGAAGCCATGATCAAAAGCCTGGAGGCCCAGGGGCTGCAGTTGGCCAAGGAGAAGCAGGAGTATTTAG ACAAACTGATGGAAGAGACCGAAGAACTCTGCCtgcagagggagcagagagag GAGCTCGAGCGCCTTAACCAGGTGCTGGAGGCCGAGAAGCAGCAGTTTGAGGAGGTGGTGCAGGAGCTGAGAGTGGAGCAGGAGCAGATCAAGAG GGAGCTAGAACTGACTGCAAGATGCCTCAAGGGAGTGGAGCAAGAGAAGAAGGAGCTGAGGCATCTCACAGAGTCCTTGCAGCAGACGCTGGAG GAGCTCTCCATAGAGAAGAAGAAAACCCTGGAAATGCTGGAGGAGAATGAGAACCAACGGCAGACACTGGCCAGTCAGAGCGAGCAGCCCCCTCCCGATGGGGGTCTCCATAGCAACCTAAGGCAGATCGAGGAGAAGATGCAGCAGCTCTTGGAGGAGAAGCTCCTGGCAGAGAAACG GATGAAGGAGAACGAGGAGCGCTCGCGGGCCCTGGAGGAGGAGCGTGAGTTCTATTCCAGCCAGTCCCAGGCGCTGCAGAACTCGCTGCAGGAGCTGACGGCACAGAAGCAGCAGGCCGAACAGGAGCTCAAG GCTGAGGTGAAGGTCCGTATGGACCTGGAGAGGCGTCTGCGGGAGGCCGAAGCTGCCCTGAGGAGCCTGGAACAAGGGCTCAACTCCAAGGTGCGGaacaaggagaaggaggagaggatgCGAGCTGACGTGAGCCATCTGAAAA GGTTCTTCGAGGAGTGCATCCGGAACGCGGAGCTGGAGGCCAAGATGCCGGTCATCATGAAGAACTCTGTGTACATCCACAAGGCAGCCACTCGCCGCATCAAGAGCTGCCGTTTCCACCGGCGCAGGTCCAGCACCACCTGGAATGACA TGAAGCCATCCCAGTCCTTCATGACCTCCCAGCTGGAAGCCAACAACATAGAGGAGCTGAAAGAGGTGGCTAAGCGGCTGAGCCGAGACCAGCGCTTCCGGGAATCCATCTACCACATCATGGTGACTCAGCCCGGACCACCCTCGGGGCTCCCCAAGGGTGGGAAGTGA
- the PLEKHD1 gene encoding pleckstrin homology domain-containing family D member 1 isoform X5: MPYAMRISHQDFHVHRGPSSWQGNILLAAESEFEQTQWLEMLQESGKVTWKNAQLGEAMIKSLEAQGLQLAKEKQEYLDKLMEETEELCLQREQREELERLNQVLEAEKQQFEEVVQELRVEQEQIKRELELTARCLKGVEQEKKELRHLTESLQQTLEELSIEKKKTLEMLEENENQRQTLASQSEQPPPDGGLHSNLRQIEEKMQQLLEEKLLAEKRMKENEERSRALEEEREFYSSQSQALQNSLQELTAQKQQAEQELKAEVKVRMDLERRLREAEAALRSLEQGLNSKVRNKEKEERMRADVSHLKRFFEECIRNAELEAKMPVIMKNSVYIHKAATRRIKSCRFHRRRSSTTWNDMKPSQSFMTSQLEANNIEELKEVAKRLSRDQRFRESIYHIMRLYPVKQCDREPWKMGTWACEMASSCWLAPCQQG, translated from the exons ATGCCCTATGCCATGAGAATCTCCCACCAGGACTTTCAT GTACACCGTGGCCCCTCTTCCTGGCAGGGGAACATCTTGCTGGCAGCAGAGTCCGAGTTTGAGCAGACACAGTGGCTGGAGATGCTGCAGGAGTCAGGGAAGGT gaccTGGAAGAACGCCCAGCTGGGAGAAGCCATGATCAAAAGCCTGGAGGCCCAGGGGCTGCAGTTGGCCAAGGAGAAGCAGGAGTATTTAG ACAAACTGATGGAAGAGACCGAAGAACTCTGCCtgcagagggagcagagagag GAGCTCGAGCGCCTTAACCAGGTGCTGGAGGCCGAGAAGCAGCAGTTTGAGGAGGTGGTGCAGGAGCTGAGAGTGGAGCAGGAGCAGATCAAGAG GGAGCTAGAACTGACTGCAAGATGCCTCAAGGGAGTGGAGCAAGAGAAGAAGGAGCTGAGGCATCTCACAGAGTCCTTGCAGCAGACGCTGGAG GAGCTCTCCATAGAGAAGAAGAAAACCCTGGAAATGCTGGAGGAGAATGAGAACCAACGGCAGACACTGGCCAGTCAGAGCGAGCAGCCCCCTCCCGATGGGGGTCTCCATAGCAACCTAAGGCAGATCGAGGAGAAGATGCAGCAGCTCTTGGAGGAGAAGCTCCTGGCAGAGAAACG GATGAAGGAGAACGAGGAGCGCTCGCGGGCCCTGGAGGAGGAGCGTGAGTTCTATTCCAGCCAGTCCCAGGCGCTGCAGAACTCGCTGCAGGAGCTGACGGCACAGAAGCAGCAGGCCGAACAGGAGCTCAAG GCTGAGGTGAAGGTCCGTATGGACCTGGAGAGGCGTCTGCGGGAGGCCGAAGCTGCCCTGAGGAGCCTGGAACAAGGGCTCAACTCCAAGGTGCGGaacaaggagaaggaggagaggatgCGAGCTGACGTGAGCCATCTGAAAA GGTTCTTCGAGGAGTGCATCCGGAACGCGGAGCTGGAGGCCAAGATGCCGGTCATCATGAAGAACTCTGTGTACATCCACAAGGCAGCCACTCGCCGCATCAAGAGCTGCCGTTTCCACCGGCGCAGGTCCAGCACCACCTGGAATGACA TGAAGCCATCCCAGTCCTTCATGACCTCCCAGCTGGAAGCCAACAACATAGAGGAGCTGAAAGAGGTGGCTAAGCGGCTGAGCCGAGACCAGCGCTTCCGGGAATCCATCTACCACATCATG aGGCTTTACCCAGTGAAGCAGTGTGACCGTGAACCCTGGAAGATGGGGACCTGGGCCTGCGAAATGGCCAGTAGCTGTTGGTTGGCCCCATGTCAACAGGGGTGA